From Tubulanus polymorphus chromosome 9, tnTubPoly1.2, whole genome shotgun sequence, a single genomic window includes:
- the LOC141911069 gene encoding galactoside alpha-(1,2)-fucosyltransferase 2-like isoform X1, giving the protein MRIYTNPVIMMFIRTLIGLMNPTRRHFLAILCMMLFVISTVYFVYQTTAMTNKQQLLIITDKQRPQTLTEKQRPQTKRTTPKPTPKKIDKNVAANSSMTVFTQGRLGNNMFQYAALVGVALARGNVPIYLNEGNGLRKIFDISAEKYPDSEYQSRVTKNSNRYNENCCFFDPKLMKTVKIKGNFVLWGFFQNWRYFHPHASDQLRREFTFRKPVTDAAESFLANATANYTRKHRTKRHSTKVTYVGIHVRRGDITNTHNHDKLGMRQPTMDYFNKAMAIMERLYDNVLYVICSDDLKWCREKFGSMPNTAFCPCTDRLVDLAILSKSNHSILTIGSFGFWGAFLANGTTTYFGSARAPGTWAARLFSYEQYFMPWWIKIP; this is encoded by the coding sequence tAATAATGATGTTTATCCGTACATTGATCGGATTGATGAACCCTACGAGGCGGCATTTCTTAGCTATTTTATGCATGATGTTATTCGTCATTTCTACTGTCTATTTTGTGTATCAAACGACAGCAATGACCAATAAACAACAACTTCTGATTATAACTGATAAACAGCGTCCGCAGACGTTAACTGAGAAACAGCGTCCGCAGACAAAACGAACAACACCTAAACCTACACCGAAAAAAATCGATAAGAACGTCGCCGCTAATTCCAGCATGACGGTCTTTACACAGGGAAGGCTGGGCAATAATATGTTTCAGTACGCCGCTCTTGTTGGAGTAGCGTTGGCAAGGGGTAACGTGCCCATCTACCTCAACGAAGGAAACGGTTTGCGGAAAATATTCGACATAAGTGCTGAAAAATACCCGGACAGTGAATACCAATCCCGAGTCacgaaaaattcaaatcgCTACAATGAGAATTGTTGCTTTTTCGACCCGAAGTTGATGAAAACTGTCAAGATCAAAGGCAATTTTGTGCTGTGGGGATTTTTTCAGAATTGGCGCTATTTCCATCCGCACGCGTCCGATCAGCTGCGACGAGAGTTCACGTTCAGGAAGCCGGTTACAGACGCAGCCGAATCCTTCCTGGCGAATGCAACGGCAAATTATACACGAAAACATCGAACAAAAAGACATAGTACAAAAGTGACATACGTGGGCATTCATGTTCGTCGTGGGGACATTACGAACACACATAATCATGACAAACTGGGTATGCGGCAACCGACGAtggattatttcaataaagcGATGGCAATTATGGAAAGATTATACGATAACGTTTTATACGTGATATGCAGTGACGATTTGAAATGGTGCCGCGAGAAATTCGGCTCGATGCCGAACACGGCGTTTTGTCCCTGCACGGATCGTCTTGTCGATCTGGCGATCTTATCGAAATCAAACCACTCGATTCTAACGATCGGATCGTTTGGATTCTGGGGCGCGTTTTTAGCCAACGGCACGACGACTTATTTCGGCAGCGCCAGGGCACCCGGCACTTGGGCCGCTCGTCTATTCAGTTACGAACAATATTTCATGCCGTGGTGGATCAAAATTCCGTAG
- the LOC141911069 gene encoding galactoside alpha-(1,2)-fucosyltransferase 2-like isoform X2, whose amino-acid sequence MMFIRTLIGLMNPTRRHFLAILCMMLFVISTVYFVYQTTAMTNKQQLLIITDKQRPQTLTEKQRPQTKRTTPKPTPKKIDKNVAANSSMTVFTQGRLGNNMFQYAALVGVALARGNVPIYLNEGNGLRKIFDISAEKYPDSEYQSRVTKNSNRYNENCCFFDPKLMKTVKIKGNFVLWGFFQNWRYFHPHASDQLRREFTFRKPVTDAAESFLANATANYTRKHRTKRHSTKVTYVGIHVRRGDITNTHNHDKLGMRQPTMDYFNKAMAIMERLYDNVLYVICSDDLKWCREKFGSMPNTAFCPCTDRLVDLAILSKSNHSILTIGSFGFWGAFLANGTTTYFGSARAPGTWAARLFSYEQYFMPWWIKIP is encoded by the coding sequence ATGATGTTTATCCGTACATTGATCGGATTGATGAACCCTACGAGGCGGCATTTCTTAGCTATTTTATGCATGATGTTATTCGTCATTTCTACTGTCTATTTTGTGTATCAAACGACAGCAATGACCAATAAACAACAACTTCTGATTATAACTGATAAACAGCGTCCGCAGACGTTAACTGAGAAACAGCGTCCGCAGACAAAACGAACAACACCTAAACCTACACCGAAAAAAATCGATAAGAACGTCGCCGCTAATTCCAGCATGACGGTCTTTACACAGGGAAGGCTGGGCAATAATATGTTTCAGTACGCCGCTCTTGTTGGAGTAGCGTTGGCAAGGGGTAACGTGCCCATCTACCTCAACGAAGGAAACGGTTTGCGGAAAATATTCGACATAAGTGCTGAAAAATACCCGGACAGTGAATACCAATCCCGAGTCacgaaaaattcaaatcgCTACAATGAGAATTGTTGCTTTTTCGACCCGAAGTTGATGAAAACTGTCAAGATCAAAGGCAATTTTGTGCTGTGGGGATTTTTTCAGAATTGGCGCTATTTCCATCCGCACGCGTCCGATCAGCTGCGACGAGAGTTCACGTTCAGGAAGCCGGTTACAGACGCAGCCGAATCCTTCCTGGCGAATGCAACGGCAAATTATACACGAAAACATCGAACAAAAAGACATAGTACAAAAGTGACATACGTGGGCATTCATGTTCGTCGTGGGGACATTACGAACACACATAATCATGACAAACTGGGTATGCGGCAACCGACGAtggattatttcaataaagcGATGGCAATTATGGAAAGATTATACGATAACGTTTTATACGTGATATGCAGTGACGATTTGAAATGGTGCCGCGAGAAATTCGGCTCGATGCCGAACACGGCGTTTTGTCCCTGCACGGATCGTCTTGTCGATCTGGCGATCTTATCGAAATCAAACCACTCGATTCTAACGATCGGATCGTTTGGATTCTGGGGCGCGTTTTTAGCCAACGGCACGACGACTTATTTCGGCAGCGCCAGGGCACCCGGCACTTGGGCCGCTCGTCTATTCAGTTACGAACAATATTTCATGCCGTGGTGGATCAAAATTCCGTAG
- the LOC141911114 gene encoding uncharacterized protein LOC141911114 isoform X2 has protein sequence MTSKQQPTTSTKKLRRQTTTEKQRPQTLTEKKRPQTLTEKQRPQTKRTTPKPTPKKIDKNVAANSSMTVITLARLGNNMFQYAALVGVALARGHVPIYLNEGNGLRKIFNISAEKYPDSEYKSRVENNTNRYNETCCLFDPKLMKTVKIAGNFVLNGFFSELALFPSARVRSAAT, from the coding sequence ATGACCAGTAAACAACAACCTACGACTTCAACTAAGAAACTACGTCGACAGACGACAACTGAGAAACAGCGTCCGCAGACGTTAACTGAGAAAAAGCGTCCGCAGACGTTAACTGAGAAACAGCGTCCGCAAACGAAACGAACAACACCTAAACCTACACCGAAAAAAATCGATAAGAATGTTGCCGCTAATTCTAGCATGACGGTCATTACACTGGCGCGATTGGGCAATAATATGTTTCAGTACGCCGCTCTTGTTGGGGTCGCGTTAGCTAGAGGTCACGTGCCCATCTACCTCAACGAAGGAAACGGTTTGAGGAAAATATTCAACATAAGTGCTGAAAAATACCCGGACAGTGAATACAAATCTCGAGTCGAAAATAATACCAATCGCTACAACGAGACTTGTTGCCTTTTCGACCCGAAGTTGATGAAAACTGTCAAGATCGCAGGGAATTTTGTGCTGAAtggttttttttcagaattggcGTTATTTCCATCCGCACGCGTCCGATCAGCTGCGACGTGA
- the LOC141911114 gene encoding uncharacterized protein LOC141911114 isoform X1 yields MILVIILLREGTRLISQIYVKIMKFVMMFIRTLFSLMDPTRRHLLVSICGMLFVISTVYFLFDTKAMTSKQQPTTSTKKLRRQTTTEKQRPQTLTEKKRPQTLTEKQRPQTKRTTPKPTPKKIDKNVAANSSMTVITLARLGNNMFQYAALVGVALARGHVPIYLNEGNGLRKIFNISAEKYPDSEYKSRVENNTNRYNETCCLFDPKLMKTVKIAGNFVLNGFFSELALFPSARVRSAAT; encoded by the exons atgatactagtaattattcttctaagagaagggactcgacttataagccagatatatgttaaaatcatgaaat tTGTAATGATGTTTATCCGTACATTGTTCAGTTTGATGGACCCTACGAGGCGGCATCTCTTAGTTAGTATTTGCGGGATGTTATTCGTAATTTCGAccgtttattttttgtttgataCGAAAGCAATGACCAGTAAACAACAACCTACGACTTCAACTAAGAAACTACGTCGACAGACGACAACTGAGAAACAGCGTCCGCAGACGTTAACTGAGAAAAAGCGTCCGCAGACGTTAACTGAGAAACAGCGTCCGCAAACGAAACGAACAACACCTAAACCTACACCGAAAAAAATCGATAAGAATGTTGCCGCTAATTCTAGCATGACGGTCATTACACTGGCGCGATTGGGCAATAATATGTTTCAGTACGCCGCTCTTGTTGGGGTCGCGTTAGCTAGAGGTCACGTGCCCATCTACCTCAACGAAGGAAACGGTTTGAGGAAAATATTCAACATAAGTGCTGAAAAATACCCGGACAGTGAATACAAATCTCGAGTCGAAAATAATACCAATCGCTACAACGAGACTTGTTGCCTTTTCGACCCGAAGTTGATGAAAACTGTCAAGATCGCAGGGAATTTTGTGCTGAAtggttttttttcagaattggcGTTATTTCCATCCGCACGCGTCCGATCAGCTGCGACGTGA